One segment of Skermanella rosea DNA contains the following:
- a CDS encoding SDR family oxidoreductase, with translation MPALIDPAEFQGRRVVVTGGTKGTGRATVRRFLAGGAQVLTAARSGAHGPEGARLVEADLTTPEGSSRLAEAALEHLGGVDILVHVLGGSTAPGGGFAALTDDDWRAELDLNLLSAVRLDRALLPQMIARGEGAVVHVSSIQRRLPLYDSTTAYAAAKAALTTYSKALSKELGPKGVRVNVVSPGWIYTEASDALITRIADSTGGTPEAARQSILDALGGIPLGRPARPEEVAELIAFLASDRASAIHGAEHVIDGGTVPTV, from the coding sequence ATGCCCGCCCTTATCGATCCGGCCGAGTTCCAGGGGCGCCGCGTCGTCGTTACCGGCGGCACCAAGGGTACCGGCCGTGCGACGGTCCGAAGATTCCTGGCGGGCGGCGCCCAGGTCCTGACCGCCGCTCGCAGCGGTGCCCATGGCCCGGAGGGGGCTCGGCTCGTGGAGGCGGACCTGACCACGCCGGAAGGATCCTCGAGGCTCGCCGAGGCGGCCCTGGAGCACCTCGGCGGCGTGGACATTCTGGTGCATGTGCTGGGGGGCTCCACCGCGCCGGGTGGGGGATTCGCGGCCCTGACGGACGATGACTGGCGCGCCGAGCTCGACCTGAACCTGCTTTCGGCGGTGAGGCTTGATCGAGCCCTGCTGCCGCAGATGATCGCGCGCGGCGAAGGGGCCGTCGTCCACGTCTCGTCGATCCAGAGGCGACTGCCGCTGTACGACTCCACGACGGCCTATGCGGCCGCCAAGGCCGCCTTGACGACCTACAGCAAGGCGTTGTCCAAGGAACTCGGGCCCAAGGGCGTGCGGGTCAACGTCGTCTCGCCGGGCTGGATCTACACGGAAGCCTCGGACGCCCTGATCACCCGGATCGCCGACAGCACCGGCGGGACGCCGGAAGCGGCGCGCCAAAGCATCCTGGACGCTCTCGGGGGCATCCCCCTGGGACGTCCGGCCCGGCCCGAGGAAGTGGCCGAACTCATCGCCTTCCTGGCCTCGGACCGGGCCTCGGCCATCCACGGCGCGGAACACGTCATAGACGGCGGAACGGTGCCGACGGTCTAG
- a CDS encoding alpha/beta fold hydrolase, which produces MTTQSNPPTRRVFEIAGSPLSMVECGRGPAVLLGHGYLWDWRMWRPQIDALHSRYRLIVPEMWGHGDSGPMPADTRRHADLAAQMLALMDRLGIERFAVVGSSMGGMWGAHLAAMAPERVTGLALLNSYLGAEPEANRRTYFGMLDAVERDGRVNDAIMSHIIPLFFAPDVATRSPDLPILLRDQIARYDAARLRGTIAPLGRLIFGREDALDVLDRVRAPTVIVAGCEDRSRPAAESAVMAERIGCGLHILDACGHSATLEQPEQVNLILSDFLGSIG; this is translated from the coding sequence ATGACGACTCAAAGCAACCCGCCCACCCGCCGCGTTTTCGAGATCGCCGGCAGCCCGCTTTCCATGGTCGAGTGCGGCCGGGGGCCGGCGGTGCTTCTTGGCCACGGCTACCTCTGGGACTGGCGGATGTGGCGGCCCCAGATCGATGCCCTGCATTCGCGATACCGCCTCATCGTCCCCGAGATGTGGGGCCATGGCGACTCCGGGCCGATGCCGGCGGACACGCGCCGGCATGCCGATCTCGCCGCGCAGATGCTCGCCCTGATGGACCGCCTCGGAATCGAGCGCTTCGCGGTGGTCGGTTCGTCGATGGGCGGCATGTGGGGCGCGCATCTCGCGGCCATGGCACCGGAGCGGGTGACCGGCCTCGCCCTGCTCAACAGCTATCTCGGCGCGGAACCGGAGGCGAACCGTCGCACCTATTTCGGCATGCTGGATGCGGTCGAGCGCGACGGACGGGTGAACGACGCGATCATGTCGCATATCATCCCGCTCTTCTTCGCGCCGGATGTCGCGACCCGGTCTCCGGACCTGCCGATCCTCCTGCGCGACCAGATCGCCCGGTACGACGCGGCCCGCCTGCGCGGGACGATCGCGCCTCTCGGTCGCCTGATATTCGGCCGGGAGGATGCCCTGGACGTCCTGGACAGGGTCCGGGCTCCCACCGTCATCGTCGCCGGATGCGAGGACCGGTCCCGCCCCGCCGCGGAGAGCGCCGTGATGGCGGAGCGCATCGGGTGCGGTCTCCATATCCTCGACGCTTGCGGACATAGCGCGACGCTCGAGCAACCGGAGCAGGTGAACCTCATCCTTTCGGACTTTCTTGGATCGATCGGCTGA
- a CDS encoding winged helix-turn-helix transcriptional regulator produces MTSTDEKVRYSPEGKRASYTPHSGAQSVQNVLRVLEGRWKLVILFQLFGGQVRRFSDLERAIPGVSQKMLIQQLRQLESDGVVGRIVHHQVPPKVEYHLTEWGQSLCPALDALLLWAEGAPAEVRSKLIEETPGS; encoded by the coding sequence ATGACAAGTACGGACGAAAAAGTAAGGTACTCACCTGAAGGTAAGCGGGCATCCTATACGCCTCATTCCGGGGCTCAGAGCGTGCAGAACGTGCTCCGGGTTCTGGAGGGTCGGTGGAAGCTCGTGATCCTGTTCCAGCTGTTCGGTGGCCAGGTGCGGCGCTTCTCCGATCTGGAGCGGGCGATCCCCGGCGTTTCCCAGAAGATGCTGATCCAGCAACTGCGCCAGCTGGAGAGCGATGGCGTGGTCGGGCGCATCGTCCACCACCAGGTTCCGCCGAAGGTGGAGTATCACCTGACGGAATGGGGCCAGTCCCTGTGTCCGGCGCTGGACGCCCTGCTGCTCTGGGCGGAGGGCGCGCCCGCCGAGGTCAGGTCGAAGCTTATCGAGGAGACGCCGGGCAGCTGA